In Camelina sativa cultivar DH55 chromosome 16, Cs, whole genome shotgun sequence, a single window of DNA contains:
- the LOC104752799 gene encoding vacuolar protein 8-like: MGEETSEESKASIEKAIEAISSLISLSHSIKSFNIKWQLIRTKLEELYSGLAALSNLNSGFDPSLSILISAILISLKDTYDLATRCVNVSYSGKLLMQSDLDVMAGKFDRHTRNLSRIYSAGILSHGFAIVVSKPNGNACKDDMRFYIRDLLTRMKIGDLEMKKQALVKLNEAMEEDDRYVKIVTEISDMVSSLVGFLDSEMGIQEESAKAVFFISGFGSYRGVLIRSGVIGPLVRVLENGNGVAREASARCLMKLTENSENAWSVSAHGGVSALLKICSCSEFGGELVGASCGVLRNLVGVEEIKRYMTEEDDTVATFIKLIGSKEEIVQVNSIDLLLSMCCKDEQTREILVREGGIQELVSVLSDPNSLSSSKSKEVALRAIDNLCFGSAGCLNALMSCKFLDHLLNLLRNGEISVQESALKVTSRLCSLQEEVKRIMGDAGFMPELVKFLDAKSLDVREMASVALYCLISVPRNRKKFAQDDFNISHILQLLDHEDGSNVSSDSGNTKFLISILMSLTSCNSARRKIATSGYLKSIEKLAETEGSDAKKLVKKLSMNRFRSILSGIWHT, from the coding sequence ATGGGAGAAGAAACAAGTGAGGAGTCAAAAGCAAGCATAGAGAAAGCAATCGAAGCAATCTCTTCATTGATTTCACTTTCTCactcaatcaaatctttcaaCATCAAATGGCAACTCATAAGAACAAAGCTCGAAGAGCTTTACTCTGGTCTCGCTGCTCTATCAAATCTCAATTCCGGATTCGAcccatctctctctatcttaaTCTCAGCTATTCTAATCTCTCTCAAAGACACTTACGATCTCGCTACTCGTTGCGTCAACGTTTCCTACAGTGGGAAGCTTCTGATGCAGAGTGATTTAGATGTCATGGCTGGGAAGTTCGATCGGCATACAAGGAACCTTTCTCGGATTTACTCAGCTGGGATTCTAAGTCATGGCTTCGCGATCGTTGTGTCTAAGCCTAATGGTAACGCTTGTAAAGATGATATGAGGTTTTACATTAGGGATTTGTTAACGAGGATGAAGATTGGGGATctggagatgaagaaacaaGCTTTGGTTAAGCTTAACGAAGCtatggaagaagatgatagatATGTTAAgattgtgactgagattagtgATATGGTTAGTAGCCTTGTTGGGTTTCTTGATTCTGAGATGGGGATTCAAGAAGAGTCTGCCAAAgctgtgttttttatttctggGTTTGGATCTTATAGGGGTGTTTTGATCAGATCGGGTGTGATTGGTCCTTTGGTTAGGGTTCTTGAGAATGGGAATGGTGTTGCTAGAGAAGCGTCtgcaaggtgtttgatgaaattaaCGGAGAATTCTGAGAATGCTTGGTCTGTCTCTGCTCATGGAGGTGTCTCTGCATTGTTAAAGATATGTTCTTGCAGCGAGTTTGGTGGTGAATTGGTCGGTGCTTCGTGTGGAGTGTTGAGAAATCTCGTTGGTGTTGAAGAGATCAAGAGGTATATgactgaagaagatgatactgTTGCTACTTTCATCAAGCTTATTGGATCCAAGGAAGAGATCGTTCAGGTAAATTCTATTGATCTTTTGTTAAGTATGTGTTGTAAAGACGAACAAACCCGTGAGATCTTGGTTAGAGAAGGAGGAATTCAGGAGCTAGTGAGTGTGTTGTCAGATCCAAATTCGTTGTCTTCTTCGAAATCTAAGGAGGTGGCATTAAGGGCTATTGATAACTTATGTTTTGGATCTGCTGGTTGTTTGAATGCATTAATGAGTTGCAAGTTCTTGGATCATTTGCTAAATCTGTTACGAAATGGTGAAATCTCTGTTCAAGAATCAGCCTTGAAGGTCACATCTAGGCTATGTAGTTTGCAAGAAGAGGTTAAGAGGATAATGGGAGACGCTGGTTTTATGCCAGAGCTAGTTAAATTTCTTGACGCCAAATCTTTAGATGTAAGAGAAATGGCGAGCGTTGCGCTCTACTGTTTGATCTCGGTTCCAAGGAACAGGAAGAAGTTTGCACAAGACGACTTTAACATTAGCCACATTCTTCAGTTACTAGACCATGAAGATGGGAGCAATGTGAGCAGCGATTCGGGTAACACGAAGTTTTTGATATCGATTTTGATGTCTTTAACGAGCTGTAATAGCGCGAGAAGAAAGATTGCGACTTCAGGGTATTTGAAAAGCATTGAGAAGTTAGCAGAAACTGAAGGTTCAGATGCTAAGAAACTTGTGAAGAAGCTATCTATGAACAGATTCCGCAGCATACTCAGTGGTATTTGGCAtacctaa